In the Pieris napi chromosome 19, ilPieNapi1.2, whole genome shotgun sequence genome, one interval contains:
- the LOC125059149 gene encoding uncharacterized protein LOC125059149 isoform X2, with protein MKTMSLAEGASDTEHRQEDEKIEQKNSDKGRGSMSDQYMWKEQIHTLMKGESESDISDTEHFLTKGAFLLTPSHGLSMEKASAICEKMEFKGCFSLTKTATGILFKFSSVDDYQMVFKKGFHKVTGSRFYRKIAVPCRPQKTFTIYVYDIPDDIPEEDVRHALYKFTSVVEVVRLHYAGSPREGNTGTSTPKPEKSSPRSITTIDGEMVSSMVPKEASSVVRITLANIEEANILLQNGLDFYGATYFPTELGTSAQAAKLVKPSRVTGGTVSARVRDLLPVFDQQGFTKFAPPASRLVKPRNK; from the exons ATGAAGACCATGTCCTTAGCAGAAGGTGCCTCTGACACAGAACACAGACAGGAAGACGAGAAAATCGAGCAGAAAAATTCAGACAAGGGTCGCGGATCG ATGTCAGACCAATACATGTGGAAGGAACAGATACACACGCTGATGAAGGGAGAAAGTGAGTCCGATATTTCGGACACCGAACACTTTCTCACCAAAGGCGCCTTCTTGCTGACGCCCTCCCATGGTCTGAGTATGGAAAAAGCGTCAGCCATTTGCGAGAAGATGGAGTTCAAAGGATGCTTCTCCCTAACAAAGACAGCTACGGGGATTTTGTTCAAGTTCTCGAGCGTTGATGATTATCAGATGGTCTTCAAGAAGGGATTCCATAAGGTTACGGGGTCAAGGTTTTATCGAAAG ATCGCAGTACCTTGTCGTCCTCAAAAGACGTTTACCATCTATGTGTATGACATTCCTGACGACATCCCGGAGGAAGATGTGAGACACGCCCTTTACAAGTTCACCTCTGTAGTGGAGGTTGTGCGATTGCATTACGCGGGATCGCCGAGGGAAGGAAATACTG GCACTTCCACCCCGAAGCCCGAGAAATCATCACCTCGATCCATCACAACCATAGATGGTGAAATGGTCAGCAGCATGGTACCCAAGGAGGCCTCTAGCGTAGTTCGCATCACCCTGGCGAATATAGAGGAAGCTAACATCCTCCTGCAGAATGGTTTGGACTTTTACGGAGCCACTTACTTCCCGACTGAGCTTGGCACTTCTGCGCAGGCTGCTAAGCTGGTCAAACCAAGCAG GGTGACTGGGGGTACAGTATCAGCTCGAGTTCGGGATCTCTTACCAGTTTTTGATCAGCAAGGCTTCACCAAGTTCGCCCCACCAGCGTCAAGATTGGTTAAGCCAAGAAACAAGTGA
- the LOC125059149 gene encoding uncharacterized protein LOC125059149 isoform X1: protein MKTMSLAEGASDTEHRQEDEKIEQKNSDKGRGSMSDQYMWKEQIHTLMKGESESDISDTEHFLTKGAFLLTPSHGLSMEKASAICEKMEFKGCFSLTKTATGILFKFSSVDDYQMVFKKGFHKVTGSRFYRKIAVPCRPQKTFTIYVYDIPDDIPEEDVRHALYKFTSVVEVVRLHYAGSPREGNTGTSTPKPEKSSPRSITTIDGEMVSSMVPKEASSVVRITLANIEEANILLQNGLDFYGATYFPTELGTSAQAAKLVKPSRSYTSRVTGGTVSARVRDLLPVFDQQGFTKFAPPASRLVKPRNK, encoded by the exons ATGAAGACCATGTCCTTAGCAGAAGGTGCCTCTGACACAGAACACAGACAGGAAGACGAGAAAATCGAGCAGAAAAATTCAGACAAGGGTCGCGGATCG ATGTCAGACCAATACATGTGGAAGGAACAGATACACACGCTGATGAAGGGAGAAAGTGAGTCCGATATTTCGGACACCGAACACTTTCTCACCAAAGGCGCCTTCTTGCTGACGCCCTCCCATGGTCTGAGTATGGAAAAAGCGTCAGCCATTTGCGAGAAGATGGAGTTCAAAGGATGCTTCTCCCTAACAAAGACAGCTACGGGGATTTTGTTCAAGTTCTCGAGCGTTGATGATTATCAGATGGTCTTCAAGAAGGGATTCCATAAGGTTACGGGGTCAAGGTTTTATCGAAAG ATCGCAGTACCTTGTCGTCCTCAAAAGACGTTTACCATCTATGTGTATGACATTCCTGACGACATCCCGGAGGAAGATGTGAGACACGCCCTTTACAAGTTCACCTCTGTAGTGGAGGTTGTGCGATTGCATTACGCGGGATCGCCGAGGGAAGGAAATACTG GCACTTCCACCCCGAAGCCCGAGAAATCATCACCTCGATCCATCACAACCATAGATGGTGAAATGGTCAGCAGCATGGTACCCAAGGAGGCCTCTAGCGTAGTTCGCATCACCCTGGCGAATATAGAGGAAGCTAACATCCTCCTGCAGAATGGTTTGGACTTTTACGGAGCCACTTACTTCCCGACTGAGCTTGGCACTTCTGCGCAGGCTGCTAAGCTGGTCAAACCAAGCAG ATCCTATACTTCTAGGGTGACTGGGGGTACAGTATCAGCTCGAGTTCGGGATCTCTTACCAGTTTTTGATCAGCAAGGCTTCACCAAGTTCGCCCCACCAGCGTCAAGATTGGTTAAGCCAAGAAACAAGTGA